One part of the Corallococcus caeni genome encodes these proteins:
- a CDS encoding HAD-IIIC family phosphatase, with protein sequence MVWDLDDTLWQGTLLEGDALVLTPGVKETIIELDRRGILQSIASKNDHAAAWERLTAYGLDEYFLHPQIGWTNKSESLRTLAEQLGIGTNALALVDDQPFERDEVRFSLPEVLTIDAADISLLLHLPALQPRFVTSESRLRRRMYKADLRRKLAEETFSGTGQDFLATLGTVITIRVAREEDLRRAEELTVRTSQLNATGRTYSHAELHALLYSRDHLVLVCELEDRYGSAGTIGLSLVELGQSCWILKLLIVSCRVVSRGVGGIMLTHILQAAKRRGVKLRALFVPTDRNRMMYVTYKFNGFVEVGEEAGTTLLEHPLQAISPYSPHLTVRLPDDDHGLG encoded by the coding sequence GTGGTCTGGGACCTCGACGACACCCTGTGGCAGGGGACGCTGCTTGAGGGCGATGCGCTGGTCCTGACCCCTGGCGTGAAGGAAACCATCATCGAACTGGACCGCCGCGGCATCCTGCAGTCGATCGCCAGCAAGAACGATCACGCTGCCGCTTGGGAGCGGCTCACCGCCTACGGGCTGGATGAATACTTCCTTCATCCGCAGATCGGATGGACCAACAAGTCAGAGTCACTGCGGACGCTCGCCGAGCAGTTGGGGATTGGGACCAACGCCCTTGCGCTCGTCGACGACCAACCCTTCGAACGTGACGAGGTGCGCTTCTCGCTGCCGGAGGTCCTGACCATCGACGCCGCCGACATCAGCCTGCTGCTGCACCTGCCGGCGCTGCAACCCAGGTTCGTGACTAGCGAATCGAGGCTGCGCCGACGGATGTACAAGGCCGACCTCCGGCGAAAGCTGGCCGAGGAGACGTTCTCCGGCACTGGGCAGGACTTCCTCGCCACGCTGGGCACCGTGATCACGATCCGAGTGGCCCGCGAGGAGGACCTCCGCCGCGCGGAGGAGCTCACGGTGCGGACCAGTCAGCTCAACGCGACGGGACGCACGTACTCCCATGCCGAGTTGCACGCGCTGCTGTACTCCCGCGACCACCTCGTCCTGGTCTGCGAACTCGAGGATCGCTACGGCAGCGCCGGCACGATTGGCCTCTCGCTGGTCGAACTCGGTCAGTCCTGTTGGATCCTGAAGCTGCTAATCGTCTCCTGCCGGGTCGTCAGCCGGGGGGTCGGCGGCATCATGCTCACCCACATCCTCCAAGCTGCGAAGCGGAGGGGTGTAAAGCTGCGCGCCCTCTTCGTCCCCACTGATCGCAATCGCATGATGTATGTGACGTACAAGTTCAACGGCTTCGTCGAAGTGGGCGAGGAAGCTGGAACGACCTTGCTTGAGCACCCGCTGCAGGCGATCAGTCCCTACTCGCCGCACCTCACGGTCCGTTTGCCGGACGACGACCACGGACTCGGCTGA
- a CDS encoding GNAT family N-acetyltransferase — protein MKFSHPGLLSGPRVVLDPLGAHHREPLRAAAARDQSIWTYFPINFNGAGEDFDPWFDYTMERYAKNEHFPFAVRRRADGQIVGTTRFYDAVPDHLRVAIGSTWYAPDARGTLINSEVRLLSLTYAFTRWGVNRVELITDPLNLSSRAAMKILGAVEEGLIRNHLIYKDGRIRDSVLFSIIKTEWPEVERRLLKKLGYNQDVVRLE, from the coding sequence ATGAAGTTCTCGCATCCCGGTCTCCTGTCCGGACCGCGAGTGGTTCTCGATCCGCTGGGAGCTCACCACCGCGAGCCGCTGCGGGCTGCTGCGGCGAGGGACCAGAGCATCTGGACGTACTTCCCGATCAACTTCAACGGTGCGGGCGAGGACTTCGATCCGTGGTTCGACTACACGATGGAGCGGTACGCGAAGAACGAGCACTTCCCGTTCGCCGTGCGACGACGAGCCGATGGCCAGATCGTCGGCACGACGCGGTTTTATGATGCGGTGCCTGACCATCTGCGCGTCGCGATCGGCTCGACTTGGTATGCGCCAGATGCTCGCGGAACGCTGATCAACTCGGAGGTCCGGCTGCTTTCGCTGACCTATGCGTTCACCCGATGGGGTGTGAATCGCGTCGAACTCATCACCGATCCGCTCAACCTGAGCTCTCGGGCGGCGATGAAGATCCTCGGTGCGGTGGAAGAAGGACTGATCCGCAACCACCTCATCTATAAAGACGGCCGGATCAGGGATTCGGTCCTGTTCAGCATCATTAAGACCGAGTGGCCCGAAGTGGAGCGCAGGCTGCTGAAGAAGCTGGGCTACAATCAAGACGTGGTGCGTCTGGAGTGA
- a CDS encoding IS701 family transposase — protein sequence MTPTQLKRLEGELESFLESMFSGLGRVERRRAMDWYIKGLLLEGERKSIDPIAGRLVEEAGEREAMRQRLQQCVSGSGWADEAVMRRLALKLEADLPDIETLVLDDTGFPKKGKHSVGVARQYSGTLGRTDNCQVAVSLHLAGEKGSGCIGMRLYLPAEWTSDSQRLRKAGVPEDVTFKTKRDIALELIERALDWGVKQRLFLADCGYGNDIEFREELTRRGLPYIVGIRGDSVVWPPGFAPPPIPPKPTGMSGPARTRYHYGEAKPVAAQKLAAALPPTAWKSVSWGEGSKGRSRFAALRIRIGHGHSVGLAPGDEQWLLCEWPRNEEGPTKFHLSTLPAATSLKQLVRLTKLRWRVERDYQEMKSEVGLDHFEGRTWRGFHHHATLCAVAHGFLALRRALFPPEPSALDAADGASRASAPPAPADWHLPALQQGHQTQSSA from the coding sequence ATGACGCCAACGCAGCTGAAGCGGTTGGAGGGGGAGCTGGAGAGCTTCCTTGAGTCGATGTTCTCGGGCCTGGGCCGTGTAGAGCGGCGACGGGCGATGGACTGGTACATCAAGGGCCTGCTGCTCGAGGGTGAGCGCAAGAGTATCGACCCGATAGCGGGGAGGCTGGTGGAGGAGGCTGGCGAGAGGGAGGCCATGCGCCAGCGCCTCCAGCAGTGCGTCAGCGGCAGTGGCTGGGCGGACGAGGCGGTCATGCGCCGATTGGCACTGAAGCTGGAGGCGGACCTGCCGGACATCGAGACGTTGGTCCTGGATGACACGGGCTTCCCCAAGAAGGGCAAGCATTCGGTGGGCGTGGCCCGGCAGTACTCGGGCACTCTGGGCCGGACTGACAACTGCCAGGTGGCGGTCAGCCTTCATCTGGCGGGCGAGAAGGGCAGCGGCTGCATTGGAATGCGGCTGTATCTGCCGGCGGAATGGACGTCCGACTCCCAGCGCCTGCGGAAAGCGGGCGTGCCGGAGGACGTGACGTTCAAGACGAAGCGAGACATCGCCTTGGAGCTGATTGAGCGTGCGTTGGACTGGGGAGTGAAGCAGCGGCTATTCCTCGCAGACTGCGGGTACGGAAATGACATCGAGTTCCGCGAGGAGCTCACGCGCCGGGGACTGCCGTACATCGTCGGGATTCGGGGCGACTCGGTGGTCTGGCCTCCCGGATTCGCGCCCCCACCCATTCCCCCGAAGCCCACGGGCATGAGTGGGCCGGCTCGCACGCGCTACCATTATGGTGAAGCGAAGCCCGTTGCCGCCCAGAAGCTTGCCGCTGCCCTGCCACCCACCGCATGGAAGTCGGTGAGCTGGGGTGAAGGTTCCAAGGGGCGCTCTCGCTTCGCAGCGCTGCGCATCCGCATTGGCCATGGGCACTCGGTGGGGCTGGCCCCGGGCGACGAGCAGTGGTTGCTCTGCGAATGGCCCAGGAACGAGGAGGGCCCCACCAAGTTCCATCTCTCCACGCTGCCGGCGGCCACCTCCCTCAAGCAGTTGGTGCGCCTCACCAAGCTGCGCTGGCGCGTCGAGCGGGACTACCAGGAGATGAAGAGCGAAGTCGGCCTTGACCACTTCGAAGGGCGCACGTGGCGTGGCTTCCACCACCACGCCACCCTCTGCGCCGTCGCCCATGGATTCCTCGCGCTCCGTCGGGCGCTTTTCCCCCCGGAGCCGAGTGCACTGGACGCTGCCGATGGTGCGTCGCGCGCTTCAGCCCCTCCTGCTCCAGCAGATTGGCACCTGCCCGCTCTGCAACAGGGCCATCAGACCCAGAGCTCCGCCTGA
- a CDS encoding RsmB/NOP family class I SAM-dependent RNA methyltransferase translates to MSDALARVLSGDPAERVLDRTLRAHRDLSRDGRQALKEAVFNVGLWRRRLGFLLDSPDAPPSQLLFALLHGLVGVPAPEAAAWAGLPAPVPLRTEAPPTLALRASLPDWLADHFSRELGTEATDFCAHLNVPGPITLRVNPARISREALAARLASEGVATRPGSWSPLALHVDGPRPNLYALPSLREGLFEVQDEGSQLLGLLVEARPGEAVLDLCAGAGGKTLQLGAAMKDSGRLLAYDPDAERLDRLQQRASRAGLTRVQVLRTPPSAGLNADRVLADVPCSELGSLRRGPDLRFRLAPESLSQHAAVQRDILARAGDVVRPGGRVVYATCTVNRAENQDVVADFLRSRPDFRVITPGAGWLPDACLQDGFLFVTPHRHGTDGFFAAVLERSAEG, encoded by the coding sequence GTGTCCGACGCGCTTGCCCGCGTCCTCTCGGGGGACCCCGCCGAGCGCGTCCTCGACCGGACCCTGCGGGCCCACCGCGACCTGTCCCGCGACGGGCGCCAGGCGCTGAAGGAGGCCGTCTTCAACGTGGGGCTCTGGCGCCGCCGCCTGGGGTTCCTCCTAGACTCGCCGGACGCGCCGCCGTCCCAGCTCCTCTTCGCGCTCCTGCATGGCCTGGTGGGCGTTCCCGCCCCGGAGGCCGCGGCGTGGGCGGGGCTCCCGGCTCCGGTGCCGCTGCGCACGGAGGCGCCCCCAACGCTGGCGCTCCGGGCTTCGCTGCCGGACTGGCTCGCGGACCACTTCTCCCGGGAGCTGGGGACGGAGGCGACGGACTTCTGCGCCCACCTCAACGTGCCGGGCCCCATCACGCTCCGCGTGAATCCGGCCCGCATCTCCCGTGAGGCCCTGGCCGCACGCCTGGCCTCCGAGGGCGTCGCGACCCGCCCCGGTTCCTGGAGCCCGCTGGCCCTTCACGTCGACGGACCCCGGCCGAACCTCTACGCCCTGCCGTCCCTTCGCGAGGGCCTGTTCGAGGTCCAGGACGAGGGCAGTCAACTCCTGGGCCTCCTCGTGGAGGCCCGGCCCGGGGAGGCCGTGCTGGACCTTTGCGCCGGGGCAGGGGGCAAGACGCTCCAGCTGGGGGCCGCCATGAAGGACTCCGGCCGGCTGCTCGCCTACGACCCGGATGCGGAGCGGTTGGACCGGCTCCAACAACGCGCCTCCCGCGCCGGGCTCACCCGCGTCCAGGTCCTCAGGACGCCTCCCTCGGCGGGGCTGAACGCCGACCGCGTCCTCGCGGACGTTCCCTGTTCCGAGCTGGGCTCCCTCCGCCGGGGCCCGGACCTCCGCTTCCGGCTTGCCCCGGAGTCGCTCTCCCAGCACGCCGCCGTCCAGCGGGACATCCTGGCCCGGGCCGGGGACGTGGTGCGCCCGGGCGGCCGGGTCGTCTACGCGACGTGCACCGTCAACCGCGCGGAGAACCAGGACGTGGTCGCGGACTTCCTCCGCTCTCGCCCGGACTTCCGGGTCATCACTCCGGGCGCCGGGTGGCTTCCGGACGCGTGCCTCCAGGACGGGTTCCTCTTCGTCACGCCCCACCGGCACGGCACGGATGGGTTCTTCGCGGCGGTGCTCGAACGAAGCGCGGAGGGGTAG
- a CDS encoding S66 peptidase family protein, whose product MKRCVRWLKPLPLRPRDTVQVVAPAGPFEQAPFEAGLRILSERYSPVVRPDIGASHRYLAGDDARRQEELSHAFLDRATRAIFCARGGYGSSRLLPELPLDKANPVSFTGFSDLTSIHCALQALGRVSFHAPVLTQLGRQSTQVHDYLFRLLESAEAPPPLTGNATYVPGTAEGVLVGGNLSVFSRLLGTPYMPPLDGAVLLLEDVTERPYRIDRMWTHLRLAGVFSRVRGIVLGDFTACEEKDATYSSADVLRELARDAKLPCAAGFPIGHGAINYPVALGTHVRLDADAARLTFLEGAVSPG is encoded by the coding sequence ATGAAGCGCTGCGTGCGTTGGCTCAAGCCCCTTCCGCTCCGCCCCCGGGACACGGTGCAGGTCGTCGCCCCCGCGGGCCCCTTCGAGCAGGCCCCCTTCGAGGCGGGTCTGCGCATCCTCTCCGAACGCTACAGCCCGGTGGTCCGCCCCGACATCGGCGCTTCGCACCGCTACCTCGCGGGGGACGACGCCCGCCGCCAGGAGGAGCTGTCCCACGCGTTCCTCGACCGCGCGACCCGCGCCATCTTCTGTGCTCGGGGTGGCTATGGCAGCTCGCGCCTCCTGCCGGAGCTGCCGCTCGACAAGGCCAACCCCGTCTCCTTCACCGGCTTCTCCGACCTGACGTCCATCCACTGCGCGCTCCAGGCCCTGGGCCGCGTGTCCTTCCACGCGCCCGTTCTCACGCAGCTGGGCCGCCAGTCCACCCAGGTCCACGACTACCTCTTCCGTCTGCTCGAATCCGCGGAGGCCCCGCCGCCCCTCACCGGCAACGCCACCTACGTGCCCGGCACCGCCGAGGGCGTCCTCGTGGGCGGCAACCTGTCCGTGTTCTCGCGGCTCCTGGGCACGCCGTACATGCCGCCGCTCGACGGCGCCGTGCTCCTCCTGGAGGACGTCACCGAGCGCCCCTACCGCATCGACCGCATGTGGACCCACCTGCGGCTCGCCGGGGTCTTCTCCCGCGTGCGCGGCATCGTCCTGGGGGACTTCACCGCCTGCGAGGAGAAGGACGCGACCTACTCCAGCGCGGACGTGCTCCGCGAGCTGGCCCGGGACGCGAAGCTGCCCTGCGCCGCGGGCTTCCCCATTGGCCATGGCGCCATCAACTACCCCGTGGCCCTGGGCACCCACGTGCGCCTGGACGCGGACGCCGCGCGCCTCACGTTCCTCGAAGGCGCGGTGAGCCCCGGATGA
- a CDS encoding serine hydrolase domain-containing protein, which translates to MSQHPIANLQAVLDDGVELGIFPAAQAVVLHKGMQVFGGVAGNVKGDTRFDLASLTKVLSTTALFLRLWTEGKVGPDTLVSRYFPGSPAGDAGVTVADLLYHRSGLPPFVPFFADALKAHPELLDAACPATLRAQVHAEVLHAAAATPLDAPVRTKTAYSDVGFILLGDILARAGGAPLDVLFHRHVAEPLDLKARFHRLTDFPVDGATAPTGAMRPREPAPGQESLWKDVPSQPSRPGEVDDDNAWVLDGVAGHAGLFGTAVDVARFGQAVLEGAAGTHAAIAPGPLWHRALATDPLVAGSTRSMGFDSPSKGHSSAGRFIGDTPPGAVGHLGFTGTSLWVDLRRSLVVALITNRVAQGRQDLRIRDFRPAFHELVVEALDLHVLP; encoded by the coding sequence ATGAGCCAGCACCCCATCGCCAACCTCCAGGCCGTGCTGGATGACGGCGTGGAGCTGGGCATCTTCCCCGCCGCCCAGGCCGTGGTGCTCCACAAGGGCATGCAGGTCTTCGGCGGCGTCGCCGGCAACGTGAAGGGCGACACGCGCTTCGACCTCGCGTCCCTCACCAAGGTCCTCTCCACCACCGCGCTCTTCCTGCGCCTGTGGACCGAGGGCAAGGTGGGCCCGGACACGCTCGTGTCCCGCTACTTCCCCGGCTCGCCCGCGGGCGACGCGGGCGTCACCGTCGCGGACCTGCTCTACCACCGCTCCGGCCTGCCTCCCTTCGTCCCGTTCTTCGCGGACGCCCTCAAGGCCCACCCGGAGTTGCTCGACGCGGCCTGCCCCGCGACCCTCCGGGCCCAGGTCCACGCGGAGGTGCTGCACGCCGCCGCCGCCACGCCGCTCGATGCGCCCGTGCGCACGAAGACCGCGTACAGCGACGTGGGCTTCATCCTCCTGGGGGACATCCTCGCCCGCGCCGGGGGCGCGCCGCTGGACGTGCTCTTCCACCGCCACGTCGCGGAGCCGCTGGACCTCAAGGCCCGCTTCCACCGCCTCACCGACTTCCCCGTGGACGGCGCCACCGCGCCCACCGGCGCCATGCGCCCCCGCGAGCCCGCGCCCGGCCAGGAGTCGCTGTGGAAGGACGTGCCGTCCCAGCCGTCCCGCCCCGGAGAGGTGGACGACGACAACGCCTGGGTGCTGGACGGCGTCGCGGGACACGCGGGCCTCTTCGGCACCGCCGTGGACGTGGCGCGGTTCGGCCAGGCCGTGCTGGAGGGCGCCGCGGGCACGCATGCCGCGATTGCTCCGGGGCCCTTGTGGCACCGCGCGCTCGCCACGGATCCGCTGGTGGCGGGCAGCACCCGCTCCATGGGCTTCGACTCGCCGTCGAAGGGCCATTCCAGCGCGGGCCGCTTCATCGGCGACACGCCTCCGGGCGCGGTGGGCCACCTGGGCTTCACCGGCACCAGCCTCTGGGTGGACCTGAGGCGGTCGCTCGTCGTCGCGCTCATCACCAACCGCGTGGCCCAGGGCCGTCAGGACCTGCGCATCCGCGACTTCCGCCCCGCCTTCCACGAGCTCGTCGTGGAGGCGCTCGACCTCCACGTCCTCCCCTGA
- the mpl gene encoding UDP-N-acetylmuramate:L-alanyl-gamma-D-glutamyl-meso-diaminopimelate ligase, whose product MADDNGNVLDTLDPKSVRRIHLVGVAGTGMGSFAGMLKAAGYDVTGSDENVYPPMSDMLRTWGIPASSPYSPANLDAAKPDLVIIGNVIRRVNPEATAVRERGLKQMSFPAALGSLFLDHSHSVVVAGTHGKTTTSSLMAHVLVAAGKDPSFLVGGVTQNYAGNYRVGKGPHFVVEGDEYDTAYWDKGSKFLHYRPRTAIVTSVEFDHADIFRDLPHYEATFEKFVRLVPTDGQLVVCAAYPNAVRIAREGTAPVITYVAREGADADYTPSNLSFGPEGARFNVLEKGQDLGTVTLPMSGAHNVENALAVIAAARGLGLTFAEIQQGLSTFQGVKRRQEVRAEIEGVLVVDDFAHHPTAVRETIAAIHHRYPDRRLWAIFEPRSNTSRRNIHQEDYAHAFPGAARASLKVPERHDKVPEGEELNVPKLIEALKGQGIAADGATDVQTLVDRVAAEAKAGDVLLVMSNGAFGGFIEKLLTALKARAGKGT is encoded by the coding sequence ATGGCTGACGACAACGGCAACGTCCTCGACACCCTCGACCCGAAGTCCGTGCGCCGCATCCACCTGGTGGGCGTGGCCGGCACCGGCATGGGGTCCTTCGCCGGCATGCTCAAGGCCGCCGGCTACGACGTCACCGGCAGCGACGAGAACGTCTACCCGCCCATGAGCGACATGCTCCGGACGTGGGGCATCCCCGCCAGCAGCCCGTACTCGCCCGCCAACCTGGACGCGGCGAAGCCGGACCTGGTCATCATCGGCAACGTCATCCGCCGGGTGAACCCGGAGGCCACCGCCGTGCGCGAGCGGGGCCTCAAGCAGATGTCCTTCCCGGCGGCGCTGGGCTCGCTCTTCCTGGACCACTCGCACTCCGTCGTCGTGGCCGGCACGCACGGCAAGACGACGACGTCCTCGCTCATGGCCCACGTGCTGGTGGCCGCGGGGAAGGACCCGTCCTTCCTCGTGGGCGGCGTCACCCAGAACTACGCGGGCAACTACCGCGTGGGGAAGGGCCCGCACTTCGTCGTCGAAGGCGACGAGTACGACACCGCCTACTGGGACAAGGGCTCCAAGTTCCTCCACTACCGCCCGCGCACCGCCATCGTCACCAGCGTGGAGTTCGACCACGCGGACATCTTCCGCGACCTGCCTCACTACGAGGCCACGTTCGAGAAGTTCGTGCGCCTGGTGCCGACGGACGGTCAGCTCGTCGTCTGCGCCGCGTACCCCAACGCCGTGCGCATCGCGCGCGAGGGCACCGCGCCCGTCATCACCTACGTGGCCAGGGAGGGCGCGGACGCGGACTACACGCCGAGCAACCTCTCCTTCGGCCCGGAGGGCGCCCGCTTCAACGTCCTGGAGAAGGGGCAGGACCTGGGCACCGTGACGCTGCCGATGTCCGGCGCGCACAACGTGGAGAACGCGCTCGCGGTCATCGCCGCCGCGCGCGGCCTGGGGCTCACCTTCGCTGAAATCCAGCAGGGCCTGTCCACCTTCCAGGGCGTGAAGCGCCGGCAGGAGGTGCGCGCGGAGATTGAAGGCGTGCTCGTGGTGGACGACTTCGCGCACCACCCCACCGCCGTGCGGGAGACCATCGCCGCCATCCACCACCGCTACCCGGACCGGCGCCTGTGGGCCATCTTCGAGCCGCGCTCCAACACCAGCCGCCGCAACATCCACCAGGAGGACTACGCGCACGCCTTCCCCGGCGCCGCGCGCGCCAGCCTCAAGGTGCCCGAGCGCCACGACAAGGTGCCCGAGGGCGAGGAGCTCAACGTCCCCAAGCTCATCGAGGCGCTCAAGGGCCAGGGCATCGCCGCGGACGGCGCCACCGACGTGCAGACGCTGGTGGACCGCGTCGCTGCCGAGGCGAAGGCCGGCGACGTGCTGCTCGTGATGAGCAACGGCGCGTTCGGCGGCTTCATCGAAAAGCTGCTCACCGCCCTGAAGGCCCGGGCGGGGAAGGGGACCTGA
- a CDS encoding TlpA family protein disulfide reductase, translating to MRRPFLLSLGALAFALGCASSSPSSLPPLTDRTGEAPRSSSSALQSSGRGTGQPLSFQVKHYPDNTPYDLKSDRGQVVLLDVWATWCEPCKDALPMYAQLQKEYGKRGFKAYALNVDEDVRAIPTFLEEAKVEVPILLDANALVSERLLKVRLMPTTFLIDRKGVIRHVHEGFAEEFLQQFQTEIEQLLAEPAS from the coding sequence ATGCGCCGTCCGTTCCTGCTCTCGCTGGGAGCCCTGGCGTTCGCCCTGGGCTGTGCCTCGTCGTCGCCTTCGTCGCTGCCGCCGCTCACGGACCGGACCGGTGAGGCTCCGCGCTCCAGCAGCTCCGCCCTGCAGTCGTCGGGCCGGGGCACGGGCCAGCCGCTGTCCTTCCAGGTGAAGCACTACCCGGACAACACCCCGTATGACTTGAAGAGCGACCGGGGACAGGTCGTCCTCCTGGACGTCTGGGCCACGTGGTGCGAGCCCTGCAAGGACGCGCTGCCCATGTACGCGCAGCTGCAGAAGGAATACGGCAAGCGCGGCTTCAAGGCCTACGCCCTCAACGTGGACGAGGACGTGCGCGCCATTCCGACCTTCCTGGAGGAGGCGAAGGTGGAGGTGCCCATCCTCCTGGACGCCAACGCGCTGGTCTCCGAGCGCCTGCTGAAGGTGCGGCTGATGCCCACCACCTTCCTGATTGACCGCAAGGGCGTCATCCGGCACGTGCACGAGGGCTTCGCCGAGGAGTTCCTCCAGCAATTCCAGACGGAGATTGAGCAACTGCTCGCCGAGCCCGCCTCCTAG
- a CDS encoding inositol monophosphatase family protein encodes MAHDLDTPAALRRTAEEGARMAGRILRERFPQHRTIEFKGGIDLVTDADRASEAALLDFLRQRHPHHAILAEESGASQGSDTFRWLVDPLDGTTNYSHQVPHFCVSVAVEGPEGTVAGAVYDPMRDELFSAAKGQGATLNGVPLKASPTDTLERALLCTGFPYDVRERPDLPVGLFSQLILLAQGMRRTGSAALDLAYVAAGRFDGYFEFGLKPWDIAAGGLLVAEAGGVIVHIDGRPFDVLKGDVLASGARLAPQLMAQAKRFLDEIGWTPRD; translated from the coding sequence ATGGCCCACGACCTGGACACGCCCGCCGCGCTGCGCCGCACCGCGGAGGAGGGCGCGCGCATGGCCGGCCGCATCCTCCGCGAGCGCTTCCCGCAGCACCGCACCATCGAGTTCAAGGGCGGCATCGACCTGGTCACCGACGCGGACCGCGCCTCCGAGGCCGCGCTGCTGGACTTCCTGCGCCAGCGCCACCCGCACCACGCCATCCTCGCGGAGGAGAGCGGCGCGTCGCAGGGCAGCGACACCTTCCGCTGGCTGGTGGATCCGCTGGACGGCACCACCAACTACTCGCACCAGGTGCCGCACTTCTGCGTCAGCGTGGCGGTGGAGGGGCCGGAGGGCACCGTCGCGGGCGCCGTCTACGACCCCATGCGCGACGAGCTCTTCTCCGCCGCGAAGGGGCAGGGCGCCACGCTCAACGGCGTGCCCCTGAAGGCCAGCCCCACGGACACGCTGGAGCGGGCGCTCTTGTGCACGGGCTTCCCCTACGACGTGCGCGAGCGCCCGGACCTGCCCGTGGGCCTCTTCTCCCAGCTCATCCTGCTGGCGCAGGGCATGCGCCGCACCGGCAGCGCGGCGCTGGACCTGGCGTACGTCGCGGCCGGCCGCTTCGACGGCTACTTCGAGTTCGGCCTCAAGCCCTGGGACATCGCCGCGGGCGGCCTGCTGGTGGCGGAGGCCGGGGGCGTCATCGTGCACATCGACGGGCGGCCCTTCGACGTGCTCAAGGGCGACGTGCTGGCGAGCGGCGCGCGCCTGGCGCCCCAGCTCATGGCCCAGGCGAAGCGCTTCCTGGACGAAATCGGCTGGACGCCGCGCGACTAG
- a CDS encoding polysaccharide biosynthesis/export family protein produces the protein MRSSRLTVLLPCLLALLCACHADTRPPPPPPTPAASTQAAATSGGNLGPGDVVEVRVFQEPEHSGTWRVSPEGTIDYPLCGKVELSGRTASAAADTLRDCLARYLRHPQVSVLVREYNSQKIFVFGEVQKPGTFPVTGEMSIIQAITLAGGFTKLAAKNNTLVTRVIDGQERKIRVPVEDIGVGRERNFLLQAGDIVFVPESFF, from the coding sequence ATGCGTTCCTCGCGGCTCACCGTCCTGCTTCCGTGCCTCCTCGCGCTCCTGTGCGCGTGCCACGCGGACACGCGTCCGCCGCCCCCTCCGCCCACGCCCGCCGCGTCCACGCAGGCCGCGGCGACGTCCGGCGGCAACCTGGGCCCGGGGGACGTGGTGGAGGTGCGCGTCTTCCAGGAGCCCGAGCACTCCGGCACCTGGCGCGTGTCGCCGGAAGGCACCATCGACTATCCGCTGTGCGGCAAGGTGGAGCTGTCCGGCCGCACCGCCAGCGCCGCGGCGGACACGCTGCGCGACTGCCTGGCGCGCTACCTGAGACACCCGCAGGTGTCCGTGCTGGTGCGGGAGTACAACTCACAGAAGATCTTCGTCTTCGGCGAGGTGCAGAAGCCCGGCACCTTCCCCGTCACCGGCGAGATGTCCATCATCCAGGCGATTACGCTGGCCGGTGGCTTCACCAAGCTCGCGGCGAAGAACAACACGCTCGTCACGCGCGTCATCGACGGGCAGGAGCGCAAGATTCGCGTGCCCGTGGAGGACATCGGCGTGGGCCGGGAGCGCAACTTCCTGCTCCAGGCCGGCGACATCGTCTTCGTGCCGGAGAGCTTCTTCTAG
- a CDS encoding cyclic nucleotide-binding domain-containing protein — protein sequence MEKLAVIATSPLFEMLAPAELARLAELARLYRYSHGEVVFEEGDLGDSLFVIVRGQVEVVRRGTDNAVKPLTVLGPPEFFGEMGLIDKDHRSATVRALGEVELLQLTAQDLRTFRLAHADGFTFIVVNIARSLSARLREANARLAPQD from the coding sequence ATGGAGAAGCTGGCCGTCATCGCCACATCCCCCCTCTTCGAGATGCTGGCCCCCGCGGAGCTCGCGCGGCTGGCGGAGCTGGCACGGCTCTACCGGTACTCTCACGGGGAGGTGGTGTTCGAGGAGGGCGACCTGGGCGACAGCCTCTTCGTCATCGTGCGCGGCCAGGTGGAGGTGGTGCGCCGCGGCACGGATAACGCAGTGAAGCCCCTCACCGTCCTGGGCCCGCCGGAGTTCTTCGGGGAGATGGGCCTCATCGACAAGGACCACCGCTCCGCCACCGTGCGCGCCCTGGGCGAGGTGGAGCTGCTCCAGCTCACCGCGCAGGATTTGCGGACCTTCCGGTTGGCGCACGCGGACGGCTTCACCTTCATCGTCGTGAACATCGCGCGCAGCCTGTCCGCCCGCCTGCGGGAGGCCAACGCCCGCCTGGCCCCCCAGGACTGA